The DNA region TTTAGAGTTTGCTCCTACTTTTACCTCGATTATTATGGCTGGAAAAGTAGGGTCGTTTATCACCTCCAGCATTGGCACCATGCGTGTTACCGAACAAATTGATGCACTGGAAGTTATGGGCATAAATTCGTTAAATTATCTGGTGTTTCCTAAAACCATAGCCTTAATGCTTTACCCGTTTGCCATTGCCATTGGTATGTTTTTGGGCATATTAGGTGGTATGGCTGCCTGCGTTTTTGGAGGCTATTCCACGGTAGAAGATTACATTACTGGAATTCAAACCGATTTTGAGACCTTTCATGTTATTTATGCCTTTATAAAAACCTTTGTGTTCGCCATTATTTTGGCCACTGTGCCTGCATTTTACGGCTATTATATGAAAGGCGGGGCACTTGAAGTAGGAAAAGCGAGTACCACAGCTTTCGTTTGGACTTCGGTGGTTATTATTTTATTGAATTATTTGTTAACCGATATGCTGCTAGGCTAATGATAGAAGTTAAGGATTTACATAAATCGTTTGGCGATGCCCATATTTTAAAAGGTATTAGTACCACTTTTGAAAAAGGAAAAACCAACTTGATTATTGGGCAAAGTGGCTCTGGAAAAACGGTATTTTTGAAATGCCTATTGGGTCTCTTTAATTATGAGCAAGGCAGTATTGCCTACGACGGAAAGATTTTTTCGAAACTCTCTGAAGATGAAAAACGTAACCTACGTGCCGAAATAGGCATGGTTTTTCAGGGTAGTGCTCTTTTCGACTCCATGACCATAGAAGAAAATGTCATGTTCCCTTTAAAAATGTTTACCAAACAGAGCAAAAGCGAAATGCAGGATAGAGCCGATTTTGTTTTAAAGCGTGTTAATTTGGAAGGCGCCCATAAAAAAATGCCCAGTGAGGCCTCTGGTGGTATGCAAAAACGGGTGGCCATTGCACGTGCCATTGTAAACAAGCCCAAATATTTGTTTTGTGACGAACCCAATTCTGGACTCGACCCAAAAACATCAATGGTTATCGACAACCTTATTCAAGAAATTACCGACGAATACCAGATAACCACCGTAATTAATTCACACGATATGAATTCGGTAATGGAAATTGGTGAAAAAATCGTATTTCTAAAGCATGGTCTCAAAGAATGGGAAGGCTCTAACGAGAACATTTTTAAAACCGACAACGAAGCCGTTACCAATTTTGTTTACTCTTCAGAATTGTTTAAAAAAGTACGTAAAATGTACTTGGAAGAAGACCTCCAATAAACCACTCTACTTTTCTTTAAGCAGCTTTAGTTTATCTGTTTTAAGAACAGTTTTTAGCCAGGTTTTCAGTTCTGCTTCCCTTTTATTTTTAACGCTATCTTTAAGTTTCGTGTTCCATTTTACGCTAACCACGTCAATCGTATCTACTTTAATAAAATCTGTAGATTCCAGCATTTTGGCCATTCCGAAATAAGTTAAATCTGAAAATTTAATTTTGGCATCTTTCGCCACGGTTGAATACAATACTACGTTTGCCTTTTTAGCTTTGTCTTCCAATTGGTCATTCAAACTCACTACATTATTTTTAAGGGTTTCAATTTCTTCCTTAAGCCCGTTAATAACGTAATCTTTTTGTTCAATTTCAATGGTGGCTTTATCGTAAAGCTCTAAAATTTTATCGGAACTTCTGTTTTTATTCCCCGAAATATTCAGTTTAAAATATTGAATGTTTTCGTAATCTTCCAGCTCGTTTTCCAAATCGCTGATAGTAGCATCGTTAAGCTCCCCATTAAAATAAAGTGATATGGTTTGAGTATCCATATTCATACTATGCCTTTGAAGCCACAAGTTTTCGTTCGATTCTACTTCATTTTTTATAAAATTGTTGTAATCTCTTTGGTAGCGGCTTTCAGTAAGTACATTAATAAACGTCCATATTGCGGGAATCATCACTACCACCGCCAAAGCTGTAGCTACCCTCGAAATAAAACGGCGTTTTTGCGAGTTGGCATACCGCAACATAGGAAACCGTAGTAGTTTTAAAACTAAAAACGTAGCCAGAGCAATAAAAATGGTGTTGATGGTAAACAAGTACATGGCTCCGCCGAAATAAAGCAGATTGCCTTCTGCAAGACCGTATCCGGCAGTACACAAGGGCGGCATTAAAGCTGTGGCAATGGCCACACCAAAAATAACCGAAGCGATGGTGCCTTTTTTGGTACGTGCGATAATGAGCGCCAATCCGCCAAAAAAGGCTATGAGCACATCCCGAATGTCAGGACGGGTTCTCCCTAAAAGTTCGGAGGTTTCTTCGCTAAGCGGAAAGAGCCAAAAGAATAAAAAAGCAGTAATTAAACTGAGCACGATCATAATGGCCAAATTGACCAACGACCGTTTTAGAGTATCAATATCGTTTATGGCTATAGAGAGCCCAACACCCAAAATAGGTCCCATTAACGGCGAAATTAACATGGCACCAATAACCACAGCGGTAGAGTTGGCATTTAAGCCTATGGAAGCCACAAAAATAGAACAGACCAAAATCCAAGCTGTTGCGCCTTTAAAGGAAATATCGGCCTTTATAGCCTTTATAGTGGCATCTCTATCGGTATCGTCCCTAAAATCTAAAAGTTCTTTTAAAAACTTACTAACGCTTGCCGCCAAACCTTGAGCCTCTTTTTTTATTTCTTCTTTAGACTGCTCAACGTTTACTTTCTTTTTCTCTTCTTCTTCAGAGAAATTGAATTTGCTTTCTTCGCTCATATTCTAGCCGTATTGCTCACCAAACTTGTCCTTTACTTTTTGGAGTGTTTGCTTAATATCTTGTTCTTTGGACTTAGGAAAGATAAGCAAAACTTCGTCTTTATCAACAATAATATAATCCTGAATACCGTCAATTACCACAATTTTATCTTTTGGGGTGCTTATCATATTTCCGGTGGCATCTTCAACCAGTGTTCTAGCGTTAACCACCGCATTGCCGTTTTCACTTTTATCCAATTTATCATAAAGGCTTCCCCAAGTACCCAAATCGTTCCAATCGAAATCTGCAGCAATCACATACACATTGTTCGATTTTTCCATAATGGCATAATCTACCGAAATGTTTTCTGCTTTCGGGTAGTTTTCTTCAATAAAAGCGGCTTCGGCTTCGGTATTATATGCTGAAATCCCCGCTTCAAAATGAGCATACAAACTGGGTTGATTACCTTTAAAAGCTTCAACCACACTTTTTACGCTCCACATGAAAATGCCTGCATTCCACAGAAAATTCCCTTTGGCAATAAACTCCTTTGCGGTGTCGTAATCCGGTTTTTCCCTAAACTGGTTTACCGATTTAATATCTTCGGAAGCCGATTTATCAAATTCAATATAACCATAACCTGTGTTCGGAAACGTGGGCTGAATGCCCAAGGTCATCAAAGCATCATTTTCCTGGCAAAAATCGAATGCCTGTTTTACGTTTTTCGAAAAGGCTTGTTCGTCTTCAATCCAATGGTCGCTGGGCGCCACAATCATTACTGCATCTGGGTTTTCCTTTTGAATTTTTAAGGAAGCGTACAAAATACAGGGCGCTGTGTTACGCATGGCAGGCTCTAAAACCACTTGTTTCTGGGTGACTTCGGGAAGTTGTTCCAACACCAAATCATTATAGCGCTCGTTGGTTAAAATATAAATATTTTCTTTGGGTATTAAATCTGCCAAGCGGTGGAATGTTTTCTGTATCAAAGTATCGCCCGTGCCCAGCATATCGTGGAATTGTTTAGGAAAATCTTGCGTACTCACAGGCCAAAATCTCGACCCTACTCCTCCGGCCATTAATATGGCATAATAGTTTTTGTTCATAAGTATTTTATTTATCTGAAACACACATCAGCTTTACGCCAATAATGCGTGCTTCATTATTAAATGATTTCGACTTCGGCATTGGGGTTAAACAAGTACAACCTACCTGTTTTAACCTCAACACACTCAAAGCGCTTTACACGCTTGTTCCCTTTTTTAAACACCTTTCCGTTATAGAGTTTAAACTCTTGCCCTAAAGGTACTTCAAAAACATACGATTTATCGTTAGGTTCGTCAAATTGCTTTAAGGCTAAGGCTAAAGGCACATCGGTGTCGCTCGATGCCCGCGGATTTTTAAAATGCTTTGCCAAAAGCGGTAATAATTCCAAAGGAAACACTTCCGGATTTAAAAACGGCAACATTAAATGCTGAAACGTTTTTTTCCATTCAGCTCCATGTGGCTTTATAGACTTTCCGTAATTGTTATAAGCTTCAAAATGCGCTACTTCATGCACTAAAGTGATTAAAAAACGA from Tamlana crocina includes:
- a CDS encoding ABC transporter permease — its product is MTYLQNIGSYFLMIIEMFRKPTKWPVMRSLILKDIDDLIIGSLGIIAFISFFVGGVITIQTALNIDNPLIPRYLVGFATRQSIILEFAPTFTSIIMAGKVGSFITSSIGTMRVTEQIDALEVMGINSLNYLVFPKTIALMLYPFAIAIGMFLGILGGMAACVFGGYSTVEDYITGIQTDFETFHVIYAFIKTFVFAIILATVPAFYGYYMKGGALEVGKASTTAFVWTSVVIILLNYLLTDMLLG
- a CDS encoding ATP-binding cassette domain-containing protein, with the translated sequence MIEVKDLHKSFGDAHILKGISTTFEKGKTNLIIGQSGSGKTVFLKCLLGLFNYEQGSIAYDGKIFSKLSEDEKRNLRAEIGMVFQGSALFDSMTIEENVMFPLKMFTKQSKSEMQDRADFVLKRVNLEGAHKKMPSEASGGMQKRVAIARAIVNKPKYLFCDEPNSGLDPKTSMVIDNLIQEITDEYQITTVINSHDMNSVMEIGEKIVFLKHGLKEWEGSNENIFKTDNEAVTNFVYSSELFKKVRKMYLEEDLQ
- a CDS encoding DUF389 domain-containing protein; protein product: MSEESKFNFSEEEEKKKVNVEQSKEEIKKEAQGLAASVSKFLKELLDFRDDTDRDATIKAIKADISFKGATAWILVCSIFVASIGLNANSTAVVIGAMLISPLMGPILGVGLSIAINDIDTLKRSLVNLAIMIVLSLITAFLFFWLFPLSEETSELLGRTRPDIRDVLIAFFGGLALIIARTKKGTIASVIFGVAIATALMPPLCTAGYGLAEGNLLYFGGAMYLFTINTIFIALATFLVLKLLRFPMLRYANSQKRRFISRVATALAVVVMIPAIWTFINVLTESRYQRDYNNFIKNEVESNENLWLQRHSMNMDTQTISLYFNGELNDATISDLENELEDYENIQYFKLNISGNKNRSSDKILELYDKATIEIEQKDYVINGLKEEIETLKNNVVSLNDQLEDKAKKANVVLYSTVAKDAKIKFSDLTYFGMAKMLESTDFIKVDTIDVVSVKWNTKLKDSVKNKREAELKTWLKTVLKTDKLKLLKEK
- a CDS encoding mannose-1-phosphate guanylyltransferase, with amino-acid sequence MNKNYYAILMAGGVGSRFWPVSTQDFPKQFHDMLGTGDTLIQKTFHRLADLIPKENIYILTNERYNDLVLEQLPEVTQKQVVLEPAMRNTAPCILYASLKIQKENPDAVMIVAPSDHWIEDEQAFSKNVKQAFDFCQENDALMTLGIQPTFPNTGYGYIEFDKSASEDIKSVNQFREKPDYDTAKEFIAKGNFLWNAGIFMWSVKSVVEAFKGNQPSLYAHFEAGISAYNTEAEAAFIEENYPKAENISVDYAIMEKSNNVYVIAADFDWNDLGTWGSLYDKLDKSENGNAVVNARTLVEDATGNMISTPKDKIVVIDGIQDYIIVDKDEVLLIFPKSKEQDIKQTLQKVKDKFGEQYG
- a CDS encoding SprT-like domain-containing protein, which translates into the protein MQERLQNYIPPKALPRILGLLEHEHLSVKIKKERKTRHGDYMRLPNGKHQITINSNLNPYRFLITLVHEVAHFEAYNNYGKSIKPHGAEWKKTFQHLMLPFLNPEVFPLELLPLLAKHFKNPRASSDTDVPLALALKQFDEPNDKSYVFEVPLGQEFKLYNGKVFKKGNKRVKRFECVEVKTGRLYLFNPNAEVEII